A window from Aquabacterium sp. NJ1 encodes these proteins:
- a CDS encoding polysaccharide deacetylase family protein: MGRFAQALRSMRITLSMLALAVLASCAHAPPSGTATSTAGAATPGKVLGRSDKLVIYQRAPGETLRQVAARFLGSPERDWEIEDFNRSFNPSFNPQPTPPDGPQAQQTLVIPLTQRNPLGVYSDRYQTVPILCYHRFGRTSNGKMTVSATAFANQLDWLVRNRYHVLKLADLRAWLDGQRALPLRSVVITADDGYASFYHHAFPLLKQYGPPATLFVYTDFIGAGDAVDWAELQEMSRSGLIDVAAHSRTHRNLIERASNESDEAYQQVLLNEIRTPQTLLSQKLGIPIEHFAYPYGDANEAVLTIMARQRYRLAATVNPGGNAFFSDPLMLRRTMIYGDMSLDDFKARLQISRPTVGR, from the coding sequence ATGGGGCGCTTCGCTCAGGCCTTGCGCAGCATGCGGATCACGCTGAGCATGCTGGCGCTGGCGGTGCTGGCCTCGTGTGCCCATGCACCCCCGTCCGGCACCGCCACATCCACGGCGGGCGCGGCCACACCAGGCAAGGTGCTGGGCCGCAGCGACAAGCTGGTGATCTACCAGCGCGCCCCGGGCGAAACGCTGCGCCAGGTCGCGGCCCGCTTTCTGGGCTCGCCCGAACGCGACTGGGAGATCGAGGATTTCAACCGGTCCTTCAACCCATCTTTCAACCCACAGCCCACGCCCCCCGATGGGCCACAAGCCCAGCAGACACTGGTGATCCCGCTCACGCAACGCAACCCCTTGGGCGTGTACAGCGACCGCTACCAGACCGTCCCCATCCTCTGCTACCACCGCTTTGGCCGCACCAGCAACGGCAAGATGACGGTCTCGGCCACGGCCTTCGCAAACCAGCTGGACTGGCTGGTTCGCAACCGCTATCACGTGCTCAAGCTGGCCGACCTGCGGGCCTGGCTGGACGGCCAGCGCGCCCTGCCCCTGCGCTCTGTGGTCATCACGGCCGACGATGGCTATGCGTCCTTCTACCACCATGCCTTCCCGCTGCTCAAGCAATACGGCCCGCCGGCCACCTTGTTCGTCTACACCGATTTCATCGGCGCGGGCGATGCGGTCGACTGGGCGGAGCTGCAGGAGATGAGCCGATCGGGCCTCATCGATGTGGCGGCCCACTCGCGCACGCACCGCAACCTGATCGAGCGCGCCAGCAATGAAAGCGACGAGGCCTACCAGCAGGTGCTGCTCAACGAAATCCGCACACCGCAAACGCTGCTGTCGCAAAAACTCGGCATCCCCATCGAGCACTTTGCCTACCCCTATGGCGATGCCAACGAGGCCGTGCTCACCATCATGGCGCGCCAGCGCTACCGGCTCGCGGCCACCGTGAACCCTGGCGGCAACGCCTTCTTCTCCGATCCGCTGATGCTGCGTCGAACCATGATCTACGGCGACATGAGCCTGGACGACTTCAAAGCGCGCCTGCAGATCAGCCGCCCGACGGTAGGACGATGA